The Candidatus Margulisiibacteriota bacterium DNA window ACAAGAGAGAAAATATAAATGATTGATTTTATTCTGTTAATTCTGATATATACCGGTATATATTCACTGCTTTCCCTGGGATTAAATCTGGTTACAGGTAAAACCGGACTCCTGTCCCTGTGCCATGCAGCATTTTTTGCTATAGGAGCGTATACAACCGCTATTGTTATGACAAAATTTGGACATAGCTATCTTGTGGCCTTAATTCTATCAATGTTCATGGCCGGTTTTTTAGGGCTCCTGATAGGCATCCCCACTTTAAGGCTCAGAGGAGATTATCTGGCCATAGCTACATTAGGATTTGGAGAAATTATAAAAAATATTATTCTGAATTGGGATTCCTTAACCAGAGGTCCGATGGGTATAAATAATATTCCGGTTTTACAAATATTTTCCTCCTGGTTTTCTTCAACAAACAAATTGTTTTTTGTATTACTGATCTGGATTCTTGTATTAATAATTATGGCTTTACTCACAGGTTTGGCCAAATCTAGATTTGGCAGAGCCATGGAAGCTATCAGAGAAGATGAAACAGCCGCAAGGGCTATGGGGTTAAATACATCTATATATAAAGTCACAGCTTTCACCCTGGGTGCAATTATTGCCGGTATAGCCGGGAACTTATGGGCAGTTTACAACCAGTCTGTTACTCCTCAAACATTTGATTTTATGCTATCGATAATGATTTTATGCATGGTTGTATTAGGAGGGCTTGGACAATATAAAGGGGCAATATTAGGTACATTAATTATTGTCATAACATCAGAAATTCCAAGATTGCTAGGATTTTCTTATCTTATTCCTGCGCAATTTAATCAGATTCTGTTCGGATTAATTTTGGTTTTAACAATGATATACAGACCACAAGGTTTACTAAAAGAAAAATAATGTCCATATTATATACAAAAAACTTAAGAAAAGAATTTGGTGGCGTTATAGCCATATCAGATTTGGACATAAATATAGAAAAAAATAAAATTACGGGGGTAATAGGACCGAATGGAGCCGGCAAGACCACATTGTTTAATATAATCAGTGGTTTCGATGACCCAACAGAAGGTTTTATATTTTTTAAAGGACAGGACATTACCCGTAAAAAACCTCATAAGATAACAAGGCTGGGGATAGCCCGAACATTTCAAAATATACGACTATTTAAGGATATGTCAGTTTTGGATAATGTAAAAATAGGGAGACATTTTAAAGGCACACATCTTCCCGGTCCAATAAATAAATTATTCTTAATGTCCGGTATAAAAAATGAGGAAAAAGACATCCAGCAAAAATCAGAGTACTGGTTAGACTATTTCAATTTATCTGACTTCAAAGGTTATAAGGCTAAAGATTTACCGTATGGTAAACAAAAAGAACTGGAAATAGCCAGAGCTATGGCAACCGAACCATATATTTTATTTTTGGACGAACCGGCTGCCGGTTTAAACCATACAGAGACAGAACACCTTATGTCTATTATTATTAAGTTACAAAAACTTGATGTAACAATAGTAATTATAGAGCATGACATGAAACTGATCATGGGCATATGTAATAATATTGTCGTTCTAAATTACGGTCAAAAAATTGCTGAAGGTACTCCACGTGAAATTCAAAAAAATATACAGGTTATAGAAGCATATTTAGGGAAAGAAAATGACTGATAAATTGCGAATAGACAACATGACGGTTAATTATGGCCAAACTAAAATTCTGGAAAATATTTCCATGCATATTAACAGCAGCGAAATAATATGTTTAATTGGTAGTAACGGTGCCGGCAAATCCACATTATTAAAAGCTATCATGGGCATAATACCACCAGTATACGGCCATATAACTTATAATACAAATATGGACATTACCAAATTGTCCACACATAAAATTGTAGAACTGGGCATATGTCTGGTACCTGAGGGCAGACAGATATTCAGTGAGATGACTATACAGGAAAATCTGGAAATGGGTGCTTTCCTGATAAAAAATAAGAAAAATATCAAAACTTTACTGGACAGGAATTATGAGTTATTTCCAGTTCTTTATGATCGTAGAAAACAAAAAGCAGGCTATTTATCCGGTGGCGAGCAACAAATGCTGGCCATAGGAAGAGCACTTATGAACAGTCCAAAAATATTATTGCTAGATGAGCCGAGCCTTGGACTCGCTCCATTAATGTCCAAAAATATTTTTGACAAAATAAATGAAATCAGGGATATAAACAAGACATCAATTATTCTAATCGAACAAAACGCGAAAATGGCATTAATAATATCTGACAGGGGTTATATATTAGAAAACGGACAAATAACACTTGAAGGGAAATGTTCTACCCTACTTGAAAGTCCACAAATTAAAACGGCATATCTCGGGGGCTGAATAAATATCTTTATCTGAGTAAAAAGTCTTCCAGTTTAACAAATTTATAACCATTTTTAAGAAGTACAGGTATAGCTTCCATTACTCCCTCTGCTGTTTCACTTTCTTTATGGTTCATATGAAGAATGACAATGTCACCTGCAGAAGCTTTCACTAAAGCCTCTTTAACTTGCTCTTTTGAATAAGTAGATCCGGCATCTCCTAATATACTAAAACCTATCGCTTCATATCCCAAACTATGGACAATGTCCAAAGCTACATCATCATAATATGCTGTGCCTGATCTATAGAATTTTGGATTATGTCCGGTATATTCAGAGAGCATTTCACTATTTATCTCAATTTCTGACACAATTTCCGAAGGACTTTCTGTCCCTTTTATACCATAAACACTTCTTCCGGCTACCGAGCATGGTTTATGAAAAGTTCCATGGTTTTCGATCTCAAATAAACTTGTATTGGCGAGCATTAAAAATATTTCTTTATATTTGGTTATCCAGCGTGAATTAATAAATAAAGTAGCTGGTATTTTATTTTTAATCAGGTAATCAATTAAGTCCGAATCATAATTATCATGTGGAGAACCACAGGCATCAAGGCTTAAGGCAATAACTTTTTGATTTGTGTCTAGTTTTGTTTTTATTCCCGGTATATGTTCTCCCCAAAGCAGGGGAACTTTATCTTTATATCTGGATTGAATATATGTCTGTAAAATTTCAATATTGTTTGTTTTTGTAAAAGAAAACGGGCATATAAATAACAAGATTGTTAACAGATAAACTTTAATCGGATATTTATATAACTTTATCGCGAACATTACATTCTGATGTCCTGTAAAATTCAATATACTGATATAATTTTTTTATATGATCAAACTCCCATTTGCCTTTAAACAAAAAAACCAGATTATCGTCTTTGTCTGAAGCCAATTTGGACTTATTCTCGGATTGAAATTTTTCAAATTGTTGTTTATCCGAACTCTTTATCCAGTAAGCGAAAGAAATCTCTACAGGAGAATAATCGCATATTGCAGTG harbors:
- a CDS encoding ABC transporter ATP-binding protein produces the protein MSILYTKNLRKEFGGVIAISDLDINIEKNKITGVIGPNGAGKTTLFNIISGFDDPTEGFIFFKGQDITRKKPHKITRLGIARTFQNIRLFKDMSVLDNVKIGRHFKGTHLPGPINKLFLMSGIKNEEKDIQQKSEYWLDYFNLSDFKGYKAKDLPYGKQKELEIARAMATEPYILFLDEPAAGLNHTETEHLMSIIIKLQKLDVTIVIIEHDMKLIMGICNNIVVLNYGQKIAEGTPREIQKNIQVIEAYLGKEND
- a CDS encoding ABC transporter ATP-binding protein, encoding MTDKLRIDNMTVNYGQTKILENISMHINSSEIICLIGSNGAGKSTLLKAIMGIIPPVYGHITYNTNMDITKLSTHKIVELGICLVPEGRQIFSEMTIQENLEMGAFLIKNKKNIKTLLDRNYELFPVLYDRRKQKAGYLSGGEQQMLAIGRALMNSPKILLLDEPSLGLAPLMSKNIFDKINEIRDINKTSIILIEQNAKMALIISDRGYILENGQITLEGKCSTLLESPQIKTAYLGG
- a CDS encoding polysaccharide deacetylase family protein encodes the protein MFAIKLYKYPIKVYLLTILLFICPFSFTKTNNIEILQTYIQSRYKDKVPLLWGEHIPGIKTKLDTNQKVIALSLDACGSPHDNYDSDLIDYLIKNKIPATLFINSRWITKYKEIFLMLANTSLFEIENHGTFHKPCSVAGRSVYGIKGTESPSEIVSEIEINSEMLSEYTGHNPKFYRSGTAYYDDVALDIVHSLGYEAIGFSILGDAGSTYSKEQVKEALVKASAGDIVILHMNHKESETAEGVMEAIPVLLKNGYKFVKLEDFLLR
- a CDS encoding branched-chain amino acid ABC transporter permease, whose protein sequence is MIDFILLILIYTGIYSLLSLGLNLVTGKTGLLSLCHAAFFAIGAYTTAIVMTKFGHSYLVALILSMFMAGFLGLLIGIPTLRLRGDYLAIATLGFGEIIKNIILNWDSLTRGPMGINNIPVLQIFSSWFSSTNKLFFVLLIWILVLIIMALLTGLAKSRFGRAMEAIREDETAARAMGLNTSIYKVTAFTLGAIIAGIAGNLWAVYNQSVTPQTFDFMLSIMILCMVVLGGLGQYKGAILGTLIIVITSEIPRLLGFSYLIPAQFNQILFGLILVLTMIYRPQGLLKEK